The DNA sequence TGGTTATAGAAAGAACCTCTTTAGCAGCAAAACAACGACCTTTTGCATAAAAAGAGTCAAAATTACCTATCTCAACCATGACGGCACCTGCTTCTACTGCTGATGGGAAAAGCTCAGGATCTACTGCGCTTACGCAAACAGGAATTGAGGACGCTTTAATAGCAGCCCCCACTAAATGTGAGTCACAAGCTATATCAATCAGATCCGCCCCACCTATAAATGCAGACCGAGCAATACTTTCTATAGAACTCTGATCGAAGTTTGCTAAACCACTAATGATCTTGAGTACTGAGTGCTGCTCGAAACTTCTTTGAAGAGCAAGAGGCAAATTGAGAAAGCGCGACATCAAATAAATACCAGATAATCTGATTGTGACATTCTTCGTGATAAAGAACTATCAAAATTAAATCTATTGATTTACACAAACGATATGTCTCGACCAACTAAACCTGAAGTTCCATGGAGTCGATGGCATGCTCGACTTCACAAAGGGCTAATACGCAACCACGATTTATTGCCTAAAGGGTCTTCTCTGCTTCTATCAATTTCTGGTGGACAAGATTCAATGGCTCTACTCAAACTCATTGTTGATCTTCGACGACTTTATGAATGGAAAATATTCATTTGGCATGGTGATCATGGCTGGCATAAACAATCAACTCAAATTGCAACAGGCTTAAAAGAATGGTGTAATAACCAAGAACTCCGCTTTGTTAGCGAACGAGCAACAAAAGAAAAAATACATAGTGAACAAGCAGCTAGAAATTGGCGTTACGAATGTCTAACTGCTCATGCGCAATTATTGTCTCAACAAAACCAATCATCACCATGCCATTATGTCTTAACTGGCCATACAAGTACTGATAGAGCTGAAACTCTCCTCCTTAATCTGTCAAGAGGCACTCATTTAAGCGGTCTAGGTAGTCTTAAAAGCTCAAGAACCCTATCAGGTCAAATAAAATTAGTCAGGCCATTATTAATCTTCAGCAGAGAAGATACTGCTCAAATATGTAAAGAGATGGATTTACCTGTCTGGCTTGACCCTTCTAACTCAAATATGAGAATTAGTCGTAATCGTATTAGGGAAGAAGTTATCCCAGTGCTAGAAACGCTTCATCCTGGAAGTACTCGTAGGATTGCATCTCTTGCTGAAAGATTAGGCTCTTTAAAAGATGATCAGGAAGCATTGACCATACTGGCCATAGAAGCAATAAAAGATTCTGAAGGTTTATCTCGACAAAAAGTCATTAGCCTTCCAAGGAATACAAGAAGAACAGTTTTTGCTAAATGGCTAAAGCAATCTGGGGTGCCTGCGTTAAAAGCCTCTCAGCTTGAAGATATCAGCCACAGCACTTCAGCAAGAATGGCCCCAGGTAATAGACAACTTGCAAATGGGTGGATAATCACATGGAATAGAGAGTCAATACAACTCTTTAATCGTCACAATTAACTTACAGCTGACCGGCGTCTTCTTGTCCTTCCTGAAGGGGCATCTTCGATAAGTTCTTTTTCAGCATTCTCCAATGAAGTAGAAGGTGATGGAGTTTTTGTAGATTCTACTGAACGTGGCATAGATTTATACACGTTTTTATCATTCGCACCTGAAGATAACTCCCTATTTTTTATATTGCCTTTTGGTGCAACTTCATCATCAATTCTACCTTTATAAACTGGAGTTCCTGAGGGAGCAGGTTGAACTAAACAAAGGATCAAAGGTTCTACTTGTAATTCTCTTCGCATTCTTCTAGCCAAACCAGCCTCAACCTCTCTTTGAAAACCAATCCAATCTACTTCGACAGAATTGGCGCTAACTTGCCTAGAGAGCTGTTTCCAACGATTATCTAAAACCCAAGTAATCTCTTTCTCAGTCCAGAAAGACATTTTCTTAGGTTCTGCACTAGTAATTACTCCACGCAAATTAACTCTTGGAGGAGCAACCATTGCACCATCAGTACTTACAGCAACGAGCAAAGTAATTACTCCATCTTCAGCTAATTGCTGTCTTTCTTTTAAAACGCGAGCATCAACAATACCGTTCCTAGATGCATCTAAAAGCTCAATCCCAGCTTTTACAGGTTGTCCTCTATTGATGGAGTTAGGAGTTAATTCAACAACATCTCCATTTTCAAGAATCAAAATATTATTCTCTGGAACACCCATAGTCTGAGCACTCTTGCTGTGACACACGAGCATTCGGTGCTCACCATGAACTGGAACAAAATATTTTGGTTTTGTTAAAGCAAGCATCAATTTCTGATCTTCTTGAAAACCATGTCCTGAAACATGAATTCCTTCACCTTTCCCATAAATAACCTTTGCACCAAGCTTCATTAAACGATCAATAGTATTTACTACCGAAATTGTGTTCCCAGGGATTGGACTAGCTGAAAAAATGATTGTATCGGTTGTTTTTACCTGCACATGCTGGTGATCTCCCCGAGAAATACGGCTTAAGGCGGCTAATGGTTCCCCTTGACTTCCCGTCATTAAGAGAAGGGTTTCCCTATCAGGCATATCTCGAATTTGTTTTATTGGAACAAATAGATCATCTGGTGCCTTCATATATCCAATTTCCCTTGCTTTTGCTATAACATTCAACATCGATCGACCAAGCAAACCAACTTTGCGACCATGCTTTAAAGCGAGTTCCAAAATCATCGCAACACGATGAATGGAACTTGCAAAAGTTGTAATAATTACTCGACCTTGAGCCTCAGCAAGGTGACGCTCAAGTGCAGGAAAAACTGTTCGCTCTGAGGGACACCAACCAGGAACTTCAGCATTTGTAGAATCACTAAATAGACATAAAACTCCTTCATCTCCATGATGCGCAAGACGAGCGAGGTCAAAATGCTCTCCATCTACAGGTGTGTGGTCAAACTTAAAATCACCTGTAAAAATTATTGTTCCAACTGGTGTTTTGATGGCTAAAGAGAAACTATCTGCCATCGAATGAGTATTACGAATAAACTCAACAGAAAAATACTGACCTACTTTCACAACATCTCTAGGGCCAACAGTGTGAATAGTGGTTCTATCAGTAACACCAGCTTCTTCCATTTTTCCTTGAAGCATGGACATCGCTAATCGAGGACCATAAATCACAGGAATATTGAAATGCTTCAAATGATGCGAAATTCCACCAATATGGTCTTCATGACCATGAGTAACAATCATGCCTCGCATACGATGCTGATTTTCTCTCAAATAACTAGTATCTGGCATCACCACATTGACCCCATGCATTCCATCACTAGGGAATGCAAGGCCAGCATCAACAAGCATCAAGTCATCTCCATATTCAAAAACACAAGTGTTTTTTCCTATCTCATGCAGTCCTCCAAGAGGGATAACTTTTAAAGATGGTTGTTTAGTCTTGGAATCCCTGGAAACATTATTAATGGAATTTGAAGACCTCGAAAAGCTAGTAGCCATAAGAAAAAGTATGTGAAGAACAAACTCGTTTTGCGGTGTGACAAATCACTTGATAAAGCCAAATGCAATAGAGAGCTTTTTATTAAATTTGTCGCAAGGATTTAATTATATCTATTAGGTCTTCTTTCATTTGTTTTTTTAATGGAGACAAAGGGCGTCGAGGGGAACCGACTTGCCAGCCAATCGCTTCAAGGGCAGCTTTCACGGGAATAGGGTTAGTAGTTGCAAAAAGAGCTCTGAAAAGAGGTTGCAACTGTTCATGATAAGCAAGTGCAATATTCACTTGTCCAGTGGAATATGCATCAATCATGGCTTTAATCCTGCTACCCACAATATGACTAGCAACACTCACAACACCAACTGCCCCCACTGACATCATCGGCAAAAGTAATCCATCATCACCACTATAAACAGCCAACTGAGACCCACATTGCATTCTTAAATCGGTGACTTCACTCGTTGTCCCGCTAGCAGCCTTATAACTAATTATATTTGGACAATTCATCAGCCTTTTTACTGTGGCGGGATGAATTGAAGAACCTGTTCTGCCAGGTATGTTGTAAAGCATTAAGGGTAAATCTGGGGCAGCATTTGCAATCGAGCGAAAATGGATTTCCAAACCTTCTTGAGGTGGTTTGTTGTAGTAAGGAACAACAACCAAAGCCCCATCAGCTCCAAGTTCTGCTGCTTTTACAGTTGCTTCTATCGCTTCAGCAGTACTATTGCTACCAGTACCTGCGAGAACTTTGACAGCTTTGCCAACAGAGCTTTTTACAGTTTCAAGTAATTGATGTTGCTCACTCCAACTCAAAGTTGGAGACTCTCCAGTGGTTCCACAAACAACAATTCCGTCCGAGCCTTCATCCACTAAATATCGCGCCAATCGACCAGCAATTGCATAATCTACCTTTCCATCACTATCAAATGGAGTAACCATTGCGGTTAATAAGCGTCCAAAAGGTTTTGGTGATAAATGGGCAGCAGAGCTCATGAATTAGGTAGCAACAATTCAGCAATTTGAATGGCATTCAATGCAGCACCTTTACGAATTTGATCACCACAAAGCCATAGCTCCAAACAATTAGCATGGCTTACATCTTGACGAATTCTGCCTACAGCAACTGAATCTTGACCAGCAACATCTACTGGCATTGGAAACCTATTTGCATGAAAATCTTCGATAATTTTTATGCCTGGTGCATCATTTAAAGCTTTTCTAGCAAGTCTTACCTCAATTGGCTCAACAAATTCAATATTCACAGCTTCAGAATGTGCCCTTAAAACTGGAACTCGTACGCAAGTTGCCGTCAACGAAAGCTCAGGTGATTCCATAATTTTTCTTGTTTCATTAATCATTTTCATTTCCTCTTCACAGTAATCATTCTCTGCTAACGGCGAATTGTGTAAGAAAAGGTTAAATGCAAGCGAATAGGGCAAAACCTTACTTTTGCTTGTTTTGCCATCCAAAACATCTTGAGTGAGATTTTTAAGCTCTTTCATAGCTTCAGCGCCTGCACCACTAGCAGATTGATAAGTAGAAACTACAACTCGTTTTATTGGCGCTAATAAAGACAAAGGTCTTAAAACTACAGTGAGTAAAATTGTGGTGCAATTGGGATTTGCAATTACGCCTTGATGAGTCAAAGCTTTTTCGGGATTAACTTCAGGAACAACTAAAGGGACTTCAGGGTCCATCCTAAAAGCACTGGAATTATCAATTAGCACAGCTCCAGCAGCATTAATAGAATTTCTCCATTTCTTTGATATAGAGCCGCCAGCAGAAGCAAAAACTAAATCCACTCCTTGAAATTGTTCAGGAGAAGCGGGATGAATTGTTATATTTCTACCATTCCAAAGTTTGATTTTGCCTGCAGACCGCTCTGAAGCCAACAATTTTAATTGATCAATAGGAAAGGAACGTTCCTCCAATAATTGCAAAAGCTCATTACCTACTGCTCCTGTTGCTCCTAAAACAGCAACAGTCAGGGGTCGATTGGGTAAAAAATTTTTAAAAGACAACTTTTGCAGAGAGTGATTTCCCGAAGAACAAAAAGATCAAATCTTGGAAAATCTACTCAAGAATCTTCAAGAAATCTATAAAGGAACTATAGCTTTTGAAAGTTTGCCAGACTCTTTCTTAATGTAATGAGCTAATGAGCTTTCGTTTAGTAGCTGCCCAATGAGCAATTCCACATTAAAGGTAAAAACAAAATCAATGCCTGACAGCCGTTTGGCAGTTGAATTAGAAATTTCTGCAAAGCAATGCAAAGAAAGTTATCAACAAGCATTGTCTAAATTAAGCAAAACTGCCAATCTGCCTGGATTTCGGAAGGGAAAAGTTCCTCAAGCGGTGCTGTTACAGCAAGTAGGGGCTAAAAGGATTCAAGCTTCAGCCATAGAAAAGCTTTTAGAAGTTGTATGGCCTCAAGCGCTACAACAAGAATCAATCGAACCACTTTGTGAGCCAGAATTAATTGGTGGCTTTGAAGCTTTATTAGAAAATTTCAACCCTGATTCAAAACTGACACTTACATTAGAAACAGATATCTCACCAATACCTCAATTAAAAAGCTCTAAAGGACTAACAGTAGAAGCTGAAAAAGTTGTTTTTGATCCTAAGAAAATTGATGAACTGATAGAGCAATCTCGAAAACAACTTTCAACTTTAATACCAGTTGAAAATAGACCGGCAAAAAAAGGTGATGTTGCTGTCGTTAGCTTTGAAGGAAAGTTTACTGATAACAATAGTCCAATTGAAGGCGGCAACAGTGACTCAATGGACATCGAGCTAGAGAAAGGTCAAATGATTCCTGGATTTGTAGAAGGAATCATAGGAATGAACATAAATGACGAAAAAACAGTTGAATGCACTTTCCCAAAAGATTATCCGCAAGAAGATGCCCGAAATAGAAAAGCCAAGTTTGATATTAAAGTCAAGGATCTAAAAACAAGGGAGTTGCCTAAGCTAGATGATGATTTTGCTAAACAAGCTAGCGATAAAGATAGTCTGGAAGAGCTTCGAAAAGAACTAGAAGCAAAATTAAAAGAGGATGCACATCAACGAAGTATCAAAAACCGTCAAGAAGCATTGTTAAAAGCTCTTGTTGAACAATTAGAAATTGATCTACCAAAAACTCTAATCGAGATAGAAACTCGCAATCTTATTGAACAGACCGCTAGAAACTTTGCTCAACAAGGAATCGATGTTAAATCAACTTTTACTCCTGAACTAATCAATAAATTGATGGATTCTTCTAGGCCAGAAGCAATTGAGAACCTTCGTCGTCAATTCGCCATGCAAGCTCTTAGAAAAGAAGAAGGTATTGAAGTCCCTAATAAAGAAGTTGATAAAAAATTCGAAGAAGTCAAAAAAGAATTGAGCAAAGAAAAAAATATCGATTTCGAAAAATTAAAAGAAGCTGTATTAGAAGATCTACTCCAAGACAAAGTCTTTACATGGCTAGAAGAAAACAATACCGTAATTGAAACATTGCCCAAGACAAAATCCTTAAATGGAAAACCCTCTACCCAAGGGAAAACTAGCCAATCAAAAAGCAAAAAAACAAAAACAAAGGTAGAAAAAACAACCAAGTGATAATTGAGCTTTTAGATTATCCAAATAAAGAGACATTGTATTAGCGTGACCCCCTCTGCCTTCAGCCACCCAATCAAAAATATATGGGAAGGGATGTATCCCATTTCTGGGCCTGGTGTGCTTCCTACAGTTGTTGAGCAATCAGGAAGAGGTGATAGAGCATTTGATATTTACTCCAGACTGCTACGAGAAAGAATAATTTTTCTTGGTACAGACGTTAATGACCAAGTAGCTGATGCATTAGTTGCCCAAATGCTTTTTCTCGAAGCTGAGGATCCCGAGAAAGATATACAGCTTTATATAAACTCTCCTGGCGGATCAGTAACTGCAGGTTTAGCTATTTACGACACAATGCAGCAAGTAACTCCTGACGTAGTCACTATCTGCTATGGATTAGCAGCAAGCATGGGGGCATTTTTATTATCTGGTGGTACTAAAGGTAAAAGAGTCTCCCTACCAAATTCAAGAATAATGATTCACCAACCTCTAGGTGGAGCTCAAGGCCAAGCTGTTGAAATCGAAATTCAAGCCAAAGAAATTCTTTTTCTAAAAGAAACCTTAAATGGTCTTCTCTCAGAGCATACAGGTCAGCCAATCGACAAAATTGCTGAAGACACAGACAGAGACCACTTCCTTTCCCCGCAAGAAGCGGTTGAATACGGCCTGATAGACAAAGTCATAAACAGCACGAACTAAAGAGGAATCGTTAAGGAAAGCTGACGAAGCAGCAATTACTAACGATCCTATTAGTAAGGCTGAACATCCTTTGTCAGATCCTTTAACCCTTTTGGAATTCTTCTAAACTCGATGGCAAAGTTTGAAGCCCATCTCAAATGCTCTTTTTGTGGCAAATCCCAAGAGCAAGTTAGGAAACTCATTGCAGGTCCAGGAGTCTATATCTGTGATGAATGTATAGATCTCTGTAATGAGATCTTGGATGAAGAACTGATAGATAATCAAACAAAAACAAGAGAAGCAAACAATCCATCAAATAAAAA is a window from the Prochlorococcus marinus str. MIT 9211 genome containing:
- the tig gene encoding trigger factor; protein product: MSNSTLKVKTKSMPDSRLAVELEISAKQCKESYQQALSKLSKTANLPGFRKGKVPQAVLLQQVGAKRIQASAIEKLLEVVWPQALQQESIEPLCEPELIGGFEALLENFNPDSKLTLTLETDISPIPQLKSSKGLTVEAEKVVFDPKKIDELIEQSRKQLSTLIPVENRPAKKGDVAVVSFEGKFTDNNSPIEGGNSDSMDIELEKGQMIPGFVEGIIGMNINDEKTVECTFPKDYPQEDARNRKAKFDIKVKDLKTRELPKLDDDFAKQASDKDSLEELRKELEAKLKEDAHQRSIKNRQEALLKALVEQLEIDLPKTLIEIETRNLIEQTARNFAQQGIDVKSTFTPELINKLMDSSRPEAIENLRRQFAMQALRKEEGIEVPNKEVDKKFEEVKKELSKEKNIDFEKLKEAVLEDLLQDKVFTWLEENNTVIETLPKTKSLNGKPSTQGKTSQSKSKKTKTKVEKTTK
- the tilS gene encoding tRNA lysidine(34) synthetase TilS; this translates as MSRPTKPEVPWSRWHARLHKGLIRNHDLLPKGSSLLLSISGGQDSMALLKLIVDLRRLYEWKIFIWHGDHGWHKQSTQIATGLKEWCNNQELRFVSERATKEKIHSEQAARNWRYECLTAHAQLLSQQNQSSPCHYVLTGHTSTDRAETLLLNLSRGTHLSGLGSLKSSRTLSGQIKLVRPLLIFSREDTAQICKEMDLPVWLDPSNSNMRISRNRIREEVIPVLETLHPGSTRRIASLAERLGSLKDDQEALTILAIEAIKDSEGLSRQKVISLPRNTRRTVFAKWLKQSGVPALKASQLEDISHSTSARMAPGNRQLANGWIITWNRESIQLFNRHN
- the clpP gene encoding ATP-dependent Clp endopeptidase proteolytic subunit ClpP, with product MYPISGPGVLPTVVEQSGRGDRAFDIYSRLLRERIIFLGTDVNDQVADALVAQMLFLEAEDPEKDIQLYINSPGGSVTAGLAIYDTMQQVTPDVVTICYGLAASMGAFLLSGGTKGKRVSLPNSRIMIHQPLGGAQGQAVEIEIQAKEILFLKETLNGLLSEHTGQPIDKIAEDTDRDHFLSPQEAVEYGLIDKVINSTN
- a CDS encoding aspartate-semialdehyde dehydrogenase encodes the protein MSFKNFLPNRPLTVAVLGATGAVGNELLQLLEERSFPIDQLKLLASERSAGKIKLWNGRNITIHPASPEQFQGVDLVFASAGGSISKKWRNSINAAGAVLIDNSSAFRMDPEVPLVVPEVNPEKALTHQGVIANPNCTTILLTVVLRPLSLLAPIKRVVVSTYQSASGAGAEAMKELKNLTQDVLDGKTSKSKVLPYSLAFNLFLHNSPLAENDYCEEEMKMINETRKIMESPELSLTATCVRVPVLRAHSEAVNIEFVEPIEVRLARKALNDAPGIKIIEDFHANRFPMPVDVAGQDSVAVGRIRQDVSHANCLELWLCGDQIRKGAALNAIQIAELLLPNS
- the dapA gene encoding 4-hydroxy-tetrahydrodipicolinate synthase, producing MSSAAHLSPKPFGRLLTAMVTPFDSDGKVDYAIAGRLARYLVDEGSDGIVVCGTTGESPTLSWSEQHQLLETVKSSVGKAVKVLAGTGSNSTAEAIEATVKAAELGADGALVVVPYYNKPPQEGLEIHFRSIANAAPDLPLMLYNIPGRTGSSIHPATVKRLMNCPNIISYKAASGTTSEVTDLRMQCGSQLAVYSGDDGLLLPMMSVGAVGVVSVASHIVGSRIKAMIDAYSTGQVNIALAYHEQLQPLFRALFATTNPIPVKAALEAIGWQVGSPRRPLSPLKKQMKEDLIDIIKSLRQI
- a CDS encoding ribonuclease J, translated to MATSFSRSSNSINNVSRDSKTKQPSLKVIPLGGLHEIGKNTCVFEYGDDLMLVDAGLAFPSDGMHGVNVVMPDTSYLRENQHRMRGMIVTHGHEDHIGGISHHLKHFNIPVIYGPRLAMSMLQGKMEEAGVTDRTTIHTVGPRDVVKVGQYFSVEFIRNTHSMADSFSLAIKTPVGTIIFTGDFKFDHTPVDGEHFDLARLAHHGDEGVLCLFSDSTNAEVPGWCPSERTVFPALERHLAEAQGRVIITTFASSIHRVAMILELALKHGRKVGLLGRSMLNVIAKAREIGYMKAPDDLFVPIKQIRDMPDRETLLLMTGSQGEPLAALSRISRGDHQHVQVKTTDTIIFSASPIPGNTISVVNTIDRLMKLGAKVIYGKGEGIHVSGHGFQEDQKLMLALTKPKYFVPVHGEHRMLVCHSKSAQTMGVPENNILILENGDVVELTPNSINRGQPVKAGIELLDASRNGIVDARVLKERQQLAEDGVITLLVAVSTDGAMVAPPRVNLRGVITSAEPKKMSFWTEKEITWVLDNRWKQLSRQVSANSVEVDWIGFQREVEAGLARRMRRELQVEPLILCLVQPAPSGTPVYKGRIDDEVAPKGNIKNRELSSGANDKNVYKSMPRSVESTKTPSPSTSLENAEKELIEDAPSGRTRRRRSAVS